One Cicer arietinum cultivar CDC Frontier isolate Library 1 chromosome 8, Cicar.CDCFrontier_v2.0, whole genome shotgun sequence DNA segment encodes these proteins:
- the LOC101505403 gene encoding uncharacterized protein, with amino-acid sequence MFWDDNCAAMHNELSKRKNPWLRENLCEEEGELNPDHYTPELMHYITHLSSKRPKFEVKDDNAFLDTNTKKAVLKISSFVVALISYTGEQELSQCSGVTIENDGNNGHIVLTSANLIRRPTKEDMIDDRLADSLKVIIYLYDGQSYDGEVRAYDFHYNLALIRFQSDSSFATAKLRQVDDYVNVNPAEEKLFHLRPHSSHLNLVPRHAMIAVGRYFAKPFDVMAAPSESSVVMVAR; translated from the exons ATGTTTTGG GATGATAATTGTGCTGCGATGCATAACGAACTCTCAAAGAGGAAAAACCCTTGGTTACGAGAAAATCTCTGTGAAGAAGAAGGGGAACTGAATCCAGACCATTACA CGCCCGAACTTATGCATTACATAACACACTTATCTAGTAAGCGACCAAAGTTCGAGGTGAAAGATGATAATGCTTTCTTGGATACAAATACAAAGAAAGCTGTTCTTAAGATTTCTTCTTTCGTTGTTGCTCTTATATCTTATACGG GAGAGCAAGAGTTGAGTCAATGTTCCGGCGTGACCATTGAAAACGATGGGAATAATGGCCATATTGTTTTGACATCCGCCAATCTCATTCGGCGTCCTActaaagaagatatgatagaTGATCGTTTAGCTGACAGTCTCAAG GTTATCATATACTTGTATGATGGTCAATCATATGACGGAGAAGTACGTGCATATGATTTCCACTATAACCTTGCTTTGATACGGTTTCAGTCCGATTCATCCTTTGCTACTGCAAAGTTAAGACAAGTGGATGATTATGTCAATGTTAACCCGGCTGAGGAGAAGTTATTTCATCTTCGTCCACATTCTAGTCATTTAAACCTTGTTCCCCGTCATGCGATGATTGCTGTGGGGCGTTATTTTGCCAAACCATTTGATGTCATGGCTGCTCCTAGTGAATCCAG TGTGGTGATGGTGGCGCGCTGA